The following is a genomic window from Hymenobacter gelipurpurascens.
GATATTATAACCGTTCGGGAGAGTTAACGGACTGATGCTCGGCTTCGTCGCCGTACTCATCACCTTCTTCCATTTCGGGGGCTTCTACTTTGCGCACTTGGCGGGCACAATCCTCGTCGCGGTGGTTGCGGCCTACGGTGAACTCCACCCAGTCGCCTTCGTGCAGATCGTTGAAGTCGCCTTCGGCCATATCAGCGTAGCTGAAGAACAGGTTGTTGGGAGGCATTACCACGAAACCAAAGCCATTTTTCAGGTTTTTGATGGTGCTGATGCCTACCGTACCTACAGGGCCCGCCGCCGTAGGGCCGGTGGGGCGCACAGGCTTCACGGTGGGGAAAGCCACCGGCTCGGGCGTGTTCACGAACATGTTCTCGATCAGCTCGTCCTCGGTGCTCAGGCCCTGGTCGATCAGCTCGTGCATCTGGATGGGGTACGTTACGTGCTCCAGCAGCATCTGCGAAGCGCGGGTGACGCGGTTCTCGCCTTTGAAGTCTACGTACTTGAAGTCCCAGTTCAGCAGCATAACGCGCGTGCCAATGGTATTGAGCTTCTTGATGAGGGGCACATAGTCGGAGTCGCCGGCGATGAGCACGATTACATCGAAGCTCTTGTGCATGGCCAGTTCCAGGGCCTCGAGCGCCAGCCACACATCAATGCCTTTTTCCTGCAGACGGCCATCGCGCGTCTTCAGGGGCATGTAGTGGGTGCTTACGCCTAGGTTCATCAAAATATCGTCGAGCAGCCGGTCGTGGAACAGGCGGTCTTTGTCACGGGCTTCGGTAGCAGATAGGCGGCCACGGAAGAAATGCGAATCAGTGATTTGCGACAGGCGCACATCAACATCTTCTTCTTCCGCTACTTGGTGCCGGATAAACTCGTGCAGGCCTTCCATGCTAATGCGGGCCTTGCGGTCGTGCTGGAAGTAGTAGTAATCGCTGATCTTAAGGAAATAATTGCCGTCGTAGAAGACGCCGATCCTAATCAGGGGGCTATTCATCTGGTTCATACAAGAAACGGTTTGTGCGCAAAAAGGTGTGAGTAAGTAAGGGCAGGGTAAGCGGTTCGGCAGGACCTGCTCCGGGCAGGGTCCCGGTCAAAGATACAACTAGAGGTACTTAGTGTTTTCCAATAATGCATGAGTTTAACTTGTTTATCATAGCAGCATCGGCCGGAACATGGCAGGGCAGCAACGGAGAGCAAATCTACCCTTGCATAAAGTAGCAAGCCCTTCAATATAACAACCTATAAGCATCCTGTAAATGATTTGAATCATCACTTTATAATGAGATAGTTAGATAATAAATAGGCCTTTTGTCTATTGATAAGCAAGATACAATATTAAGCAAGATATATTCTTGTCGTTATTCGAGAAGTACAAACTCCCTACGTTTAATCCAGAACAAAGGAGGTGTTTTAATCACATAATCAGCAAAAAAAATTTACTGTCGAGCTTCTGGCTTAAATCCAACTCCTGTTTTCAACGCCTATGCCATTACCAAGGTTAAAAGTGGTTCTTTCTGAACGCATTCACAACGGCAAACCGCATTATTATTTTGTCAATACGTCTTCATCAAAAAAACATATTCTATCAACTAAAGCACCTCGGTTAAAGGTCTGGCAGGCAATTTTGCTGCCTTGGGATGTTCTTCGGCCGCCTACCCATGCATGGCTCCTACCACCAGCCCCAGCACCAGCAGCCCGTAGCCGCAGCAAATAGCCACTTCCAGCATGTTCCCGCTGGTAGAGCCCGTCCGGATCAGGGGAAGCTTCACCGTAAAATCGGTGAGGGGCATGAGCCACTTCACGCCGGCTTTGGTAAGAGTATCGGCCAGCAGATGCGAAACGTAACCACCGCCGGCAAACAGCGCCACGCCGTGCCAGCCGAGGCTTTGATCGGCAAGGTAGCCGATATAGGTCCAGAGGCCGGTAGCCCAGATTGTGTGCGTCCAGGAGCGATGCGAGGTAAACGGCGCCACCGACACAAACAGGCCTAGCATGCTCAGCCACACATACTCCGTGTACAGCCCCGCTACCACGGTGCATAGGCCCGTGAACAACAGCGCAAGCTTGCGGGTAGAGTCGCCCTGCATCGCGGCCCCGAGCAGCCCAAAGGCCAGCGCCGCCGTGAAACCCATGCGGCGGTCGGGGCCGGGCGGCACCTGGAAGTGGGTATAGAGGGCTAGGCCTGCCGCTACCAGCACAAAGGCCCAGCGCACATACTGCTGCGTGAAACCCAGGCGCTTGCTGAGGCGGGAGCCGGGGTGGTCGAGGTCGGGGGCGAGAGAAGAAAAGCCGGCCAGCGCAACGCCAGCCGGTGAAACCGGTACTCCGGGCACGAGGCAGGCAATTGCCACGCCGGTAATCAGGCCAATGGCCAAATGAGAAGAACCACGCACGAATAACGATGAGCTAACTAAACGAAGCCGCAAAGGTACCGCCCCAAGCGCTGTACCTGCTTACATAATTTCACTATTCTGCGACTTGCCTACTCTTTTCTCCAGCCAACCACTTCTCTAGGCCACTCTTAGCAGCATTACAAATAGTTTGTTTTATGAATATACAAGAAGACATGTTTTCCTGTTTTTCACTGAAGGGATTACTTGAAAAAGGTCAAACGTCGAAGAAGACCGTCGTGCGGTGCGCAGTCGAAGCATCACTACCGCATTGTGGCAGAGGCCTAGGCCAGTCTTTCACACGTGATAATATCCTTCGCAAGCTCAGGATGACGTGCGGGAGTAGGTGGCGGCTACTCAACCGCTCATTGCTACTTCTCGACGGGATAGGAAACCCTCTTTCTGGCCTTGGCAGTGGCCTACCAATGGCCGGAGCTGCCTTTCAGGCCACCTTGCATGTCCTTCATCTGGTTTTCCAGCATGGCGAGGCCACGGTGGAACACGCCCATAATTTCGGCCTTCTCCTCTTCTGGCAACGGGCCATTTTCCCGCACCTGTTCGCTGACTTGGCGCAGGTGGTTTAGGAGGTTGTCCCACTCCTCCGTACCGTTCTGCTTCTCGTTGTCCATCATAGCCTACTACCCACCCACGGGCTACTTGTACTGCGTGAACTCGGAAGATACGGCAGGCACTCCGAAAAGTGTCGGAAACTTTAGTGGCCTGGCGCGGGTATTGACTAGCGCGCCTTGCCGGCGCTCAGTAAGCTTGCTTTGCCCGACCGGATTTCCATTCGGCCGGGCTTCTACCTTTGCTCCTCCCCTAGCCGCTACTCGTTTTGAAGGTCACCGATTTACTGAAGCTCTACACGCTGGACCCCACGGGCATGACCGTGGGCGCCCGTCTGAATCCCGCTACCCGTCACTCGCTGAAGCCCGCCGACAAAGCCGAGCCGCCCGTGCGTCTGCACCTCAAGGGCCTCGTGGGCTCGCAGGAT
Proteins encoded in this region:
- a CDS encoding metal-dependent hydrolase, with the translated sequence MRGSSHLAIGLITGVAIACLVPGVPVSPAGVALAGFSSLAPDLDHPGSRLSKRLGFTQQYVRWAFVLVAAGLALYTHFQVPPGPDRRMGFTAALAFGLLGAAMQGDSTRKLALLFTGLCTVVAGLYTEYVWLSMLGLFVSVAPFTSHRSWTHTIWATGLWTYIGYLADQSLGWHGVALFAGGGYVSHLLADTLTKAGVKWLMPLTDFTVKLPLIRTGSTSGNMLEVAICCGYGLLVLGLVVGAMHG
- a CDS encoding NYN domain-containing protein; translated protein: MNQMNSPLIRIGVFYDGNYFLKISDYYYFQHDRKARISMEGLHEFIRHQVAEEEDVDVRLSQITDSHFFRGRLSATEARDKDRLFHDRLLDDILMNLGVSTHYMPLKTRDGRLQEKGIDVWLALEALELAMHKSFDVIVLIAGDSDYVPLIKKLNTIGTRVMLLNWDFKYVDFKGENRVTRASQMLLEHVTYPIQMHELIDQGLSTEDELIENMFVNTPEPVAFPTVKPVRPTGPTAAGPVGTVGISTIKNLKNGFGFVVMPPNNLFFSYADMAEGDFNDLHEGDWVEFTVGRNHRDEDCARQVRKVEAPEMEEGDEYGDEAEHQSVNSPERL